ACTATGCCGAAGACTTAGGAGTCAAACTTTTGTACTTATCGCATGCTTCTACCAATTTCTTTGTTGTTCCGGCCTCCTTTGCCGAGTGTCCAGCATCATCCACGAAAAAGAATTCAGCCTCTGGTAGTTGTTTGTACAGGTCCCATGCCGTTTTCGCTGGACAAACCACATCATAACGTCCCTGCACTATCGTCACAGGTATTTTAGCGTCACGTATGATATGAGCGTCGTCAATCAACTGATTCGGTTTCATGAAAcctttgttgttgaaaaagtggCATTCAATTCGAGCGAAAGCCAGAGCCCATGTATCATCTTCGGCGCGTAACAGATTTTCTGGATTCACCTGAAGGACAATAACCAAACTGAGTTAACTTGATCGACTTGTCAGCCCCAAAGCTCACAAACCTTCAGCTGTGACGTAGCCATTTCCCAAGTAGACCATGCTTTGGCACATCGTAGCCTCTCTGCTTCATCATTTCCAGTGAGTCGTTTGTAGTATGCAGACACGAAGTCATTGCGTTCGTTTTCGGGAATCGGTGCCACATATTTTTCCCACACGTCAGGGAATATGTAGGACGATCCGCTCtgatagaaaaattgaatttcctcGTCACGAAGAGTGAAAATGCCGCGCAATATCATAGCGACAACGCGATCGATGTGTTTCTCAGCATAGGCTAATGACAGTGTTGAACCCCAACTGCCGCCAAACAATATCCATCGATCCACTTCAAGATGGACTCTGAATAGAACGAAAAACTTACAGGAATCCTTTTGAAGAATGACTGAGAATGTTGAAATCTATACCTCAACTTCTCCATGTCAGCGACCAGAGACCACGTATCATTTTCCTCTAGACTAAATGCTGGTGTCGATTTTCCAGCACCTCGTTGATCAAAGAGTATAATGTGATATGCTTCCgga
Above is a genomic segment from Bradysia coprophila strain Holo2 chromosome IV unlocalized genomic scaffold, BU_Bcop_v1 contig_106, whole genome shotgun sequence containing:
- the LOC119070790 gene encoding probable proline iminopeptidase isoform X2, translated to MYPPIEPFNTGHLEVSSVHKIYYEQCGNKSGLPIVFVHGGPGGGISPYDRKYFDPEAYHIILFDQRGAGKSTPAFSLEENDTWSLVADMEKLRVHLEVDRWILFGGSWGSTLSLAYAEKHIDRVVAMILRGIFTLRDEEIQFFYQSGSSYIFPDVWEKYVAPIPENERNDFVSAYYKRLTGNDEAERLRCAKAWSTWEMATSQLKVNPENLLRAEDDTWALAFARIECHFFNNKGFMKPNQLIDDAHIIRDAKIPVTIVQGRYDVVCPAKTAWDLYKQLPEAEFFFVDDAGHSAKEAGTTKKLVEACDKYKSLTPKSSA
- the LOC119070790 gene encoding probable proline iminopeptidase isoform X1, with the translated sequence MQHFYRLNNLSFFLNSLALRLSVRLTHTIITSIQTAGRTAHIDNCHTKHTRQFALPIRHICSSVKFPEKCKMYPPIEPFNTGHLEVSSVHKIYYEQCGNKSGLPIVFVHGGPGGGISPYDRKYFDPEAYHIILFDQRGAGKSTPAFSLEENDTWSLVADMEKLRVHLEVDRWILFGGSWGSTLSLAYAEKHIDRVVAMILRGIFTLRDEEIQFFYQSGSSYIFPDVWEKYVAPIPENERNDFVSAYYKRLTGNDEAERLRCAKAWSTWEMATSQLKVNPENLLRAEDDTWALAFARIECHFFNNKGFMKPNQLIDDAHIIRDAKIPVTIVQGRYDVVCPAKTAWDLYKQLPEAEFFFVDDAGHSAKEAGTTKKLVEACDKYKSLTPKSSA